Proteins co-encoded in one Cricetulus griseus strain 17A/GY chromosome 1 unlocalized genomic scaffold, alternate assembly CriGri-PICRH-1.0 chr1_1, whole genome shotgun sequence genomic window:
- the CUNH10orf99 gene encoding protein GPR15L isoform X1, whose amino-acid sequence MRLLVICSLLCMLLLSFCVLSSEGKRHRLRPSKFKPCCYLTHRSKLTPQKGHHTRPCRPCRIKPPSKTWVVPGALPQV is encoded by the exons ATGAGACTTCTAGTCATTTGCAGTCTGCTCTGCATGCTGCTCCTCAGCTTCTGCGTTCTCTCCTCGGAAG GGAAAAGGCATCGTCTGAGGCCCTCAAAATTCAAGCCCTGCTGTTACCTGACTCATAGATCCAAACTGACACCCCAGAAAG GACATCACACAAGACCCTGCAGACCATGCAGAATCAAGCCACCATCCAAGACATGGGTGGTACCAGGTGCTCTCCCACAGGTATAG